A genomic stretch from Mycobacterium paraterrae includes:
- a CDS encoding acyl carrier protein, which translates to MIQNQVREVLAAHGRMAVDAREVDAQADLYKLGLTSHASVDVMLALEDAFDIEFPEEVLKKSTFESVHNIAQVIESLVTTSV; encoded by the coding sequence ATGATTCAGAACCAGGTTCGTGAAGTCTTGGCGGCGCATGGGCGCATGGCGGTCGACGCACGTGAGGTGGACGCTCAGGCGGACCTGTACAAACTAGGTCTGACCTCGCATGCGTCGGTCGACGTGATGCTTGCCCTCGAGGACGCGTTCGACATCGAGTTCCCCGAAGAGGTGCTCAAGAAGTCCACCTTCGAATCCGTCCACAACATCGCGCAGGTCATCGAGAGCCTCGTCACGACGTCCGTGTGA
- a CDS encoding holo-ACP synthase, producing MLLPTLPDAIDDNRVRIGCDVLSVHDVADSLSMFGDRYLRKVFTAGEIDDCQGRDVHGLAARFAAKEAVIKAFADPDMPFPLREIEIIRDGPVPRLRLSGSLAERAQHQGWLSTSVSLSHADCHAMAVVVVACGGRAWR from the coding sequence ATGCTGCTACCGACCTTGCCGGACGCGATCGACGACAATCGCGTCCGAATCGGATGCGACGTCCTTTCGGTCCACGACGTCGCCGACTCACTGTCGATGTTCGGCGACCGCTACCTCCGCAAGGTCTTCACCGCAGGCGAGATCGACGACTGCCAAGGCCGCGACGTCCACGGACTGGCGGCTCGGTTCGCCGCGAAGGAAGCCGTCATCAAGGCGTTCGCCGACCCCGACATGCCCTTCCCGTTGCGCGAGATCGAGATCATCCGTGACGGCCCGGTGCCGCGGCTTCGGCTGAGCGGTTCGCTCGCCGAGCGGGCGCAGCATCAGGGGTGGCTCAGCACGTCGGTGTCGCTATCGCACGCCGACTGCCATGCGATGGCCGTGGTCGTCGTCGCGTGCGGGGGCCGGGCATGGCGCTGA